The nucleotide window CGAAGCAGAGTGACTCTTCTGCGCCAGACAGACCAATTGACACAAGTTTTTCTAGATTTATCTCGTAAATGGGGGCCTCGGTTGTTTGGCCGGTGAATGCGCTCAAAACACGGTTCTTTAGTTCAGTCCACAAGTTCTGTGGATCCTTTTTACTTCCACTTATGCTCCAGATAAGCATTCCCGCATGGCCTAAAGTATCAGTGGTGCCAAGCTTCAGTTGTTGTGTGGTTCCAGACTCTGTCAGATCTGATTCTTTGATTTGTGGCACATTGGTAGTGGAAAATCTCTTGCGCCCTGTCAACCAATCTACATTAGCAACTTTATTCATCAGAACTTTGACCTTCTCCTTATGTGTTGCATTTTTTGGTGCAGATGGGCAAGCAGGAagttcttcctcttcttcacTGGTGGTTGATGATtcaacacatggtataaccaGTGCTGGAACTTTTTCTTGCTTCATCTGGAATTCAACTCTTCCATTTTCAATAGCTACAGGGTCATACTGGTGAACCTTAAAGCTAGCATTCCTTTTGGGCAATGGAGGTGGCGCAGAGTGATCGGTGAAGTCAATATGACTCAATTTTAACACTTCAGAGTGCTTTGGCCGACTTGACGATGTCACAGATTTTCTCTGAAGTACCGGATCAAACGCATCTAAAAGACTTTGGCGAGGTCGAGTAGGCTTGGAGGTTTCTTGAGATGGATCCGTCCGAAATATTCTTGAATCGGCTGAACTCGTCGGTGTCAAGTGGCAGGCCATATCTGGGGGATAAACAATTTGCGAGTTCCGGAAAACCACATTCTCATACAAGTCTTCCTGCTCATAAGCCATGTTTTGTTCAGCAGATAAGTAGATATGTTGTATACGGTGTTACAGAAAACTAAACAAACATGCATATATTTTGACAGCTATCGATTAACTAATCCAcacctttgttttgtttttttaaaagaagcaaacgccatctatcgaGTAGCATGCGTGGAGTGATGATTCAACGAGATGATGAAAACACTTGGGAATGATTCATCAAGGGCCACAACGTGGCCCCACAAGCCCACATGAACAGATGCGCAATACATCGAACGCGGGGTTCAACTTTCTGGAAATGTGTCCTTGTTCATCGTTGCGCATAATGTTTTTGTTAGCAAGGAAAATGGCACTCGGGGAGCCTTGTGTTTtgtaacaaaaaacaaatgaaataaaacagcgcgtgtacgtttcaagatcCTTCGTTGTGCAAATAAACGCAACTTGATTTTCTCACTTACAGCAATTGcgttaaaatgaaaaaaacaaagcactTCTTCTCCTCAATAGTCCTAAAACCATGTTTTCCGAAAATGTCCTCATGATACTCCAAGATATTTGAGATGATGAACGACAATGAACGAAAGCAGATCCAATTTCGTTAAAAAACGCCCTTGCTATGTACATATGTGTCAGCACGAGAAAGGCCGGTTCAGCTCTCTTTATCTTAAACAAAAGGATTACTCATATTCCTTAAAATCCCAAACGATTTTCgatgcaattttttattgttcttaAGGTCTtaagttttctttaattcaATTGACTATAAAGGCGCCATTTTTTTGGCTGCTCAGCCTGATAAAAACGGGGAACTCCCATCCCATAGACTTCTAGGCTTAATCAATATTAAATCATTATCCGCAGAATTtatcttctttctttcaagCAGATACCTCAATGGGAACTGGACCATGAAAGTTTTCCATAATGGCCCACGAATAAGCTTTCTCTCCGCGTGAAAGGTGTGAAAATTGCAAGAGAAAGTTTTGATTCAAATCTAATTGAGGCAGCAATCCAACAGTTTCTTACGATGATTGTCTGCAAAGAAATTTTAGTAATCCATCAGCCTATTCTGTCCGGTACGTCCTTTTATGCTCAACAGTCAACACTTTTTATTACATTTCCTTTGTGCTGCCCAAATGTTTGTGAAATTCGTTTGTAAATAAAGGGGCGTGTTTGAAGTTTAAATCTTTGTTTCTTAAGGCGGTCCGAATGGGATACAACGTGGCGATTGGATCAAGAACGGCCTAGCAACCAGATCAGCTGTTTCTCCTCCCATATCCTACCTTAATAAAAGTACTTTACCGTAAAATAACAAGCAGAAGAAGCTATTCGATTATTTTTCGATGAGAAACGAAAGCGTTAGGGGTTGGTGTTTATTATCCTCCTATAACTTAGATAAATTTTGGAAATTAGCAGATTCAAAACTGATCAActtaaacgaaagaaaagatgtGGTGTCTGGTTGCTCAACCGAATGCGACCAAAAATGCAGATTTGGTCATAGAAGTGAGGCTCAGTCACAAAGCTACAGGACAGGAGTGCCTCAAtcaggtgaaaaaaaattacttttccAAATGTCATCCAGTCACATTTTGGTAACAGATGCatttttgtatatttaatAGGTCTGTCAAAAGCTTGGAATAATTGAGTCAGATTATTTTGGCCTCCAATTCACTACAgccagaaaagaagaaatctgGCTTAATCTAAGAAATGAAATACGACAAGAAATTCATGCCCATCCTTTTAGACCAACCTCTACCGATGGAAGTAAACCAGCAGCCATACGTTTTAGATTGAAAGTCAAGTTTTGGGTTCCTCCTCATCTAATCTTGCAAGAATCCACAAGGCAACATTAAAGATTTATAAAACTCTTTTAATTTTCTGAAtcattgttttgaaaataggCATCAGTTCTATCTGCAAGCCAAAGTAGATTTGATTGAAGGCAGGTTGTCAGTTGCAGATCCTGCTCCAACAGTTCGAATTTGTGCTCTTGTAGCTCAGTCTGAAATGGGAGATGCAACAGGAATGCCCTGCCAGACCGAATCTTATTTACTCAGCTTTTTCCCTCATGTGACTGTTCAAGACCTTGAATCTTTTCAAGCTAGCAGGGATGAGTGGATAGCACGAATTCTTCAACAACATCAAACCTTAAAGGTTCTTGTCATCCTAAAAGTGTTTGTTGAAATccttaataaaattatttcatCACTTTAGGGTATGTCAGCCACTTTGGCTGAGTATTGGATGTTGAAAGAAGTTAGCCAGTTAAAAGACTACGGTACTGAAACTTTTCGGGCACGTtggattcttgccgaacacggGGCATCTATGCGAGAATCGGTCCAAAGTACCGTAGCGGTTAGCCCACAAGGTGTATGCATAACAAGTATCGAAAGCGATCATCGCTTAAGGTAAAtatttcaaacaaattttatttccgCTAGTAAGAAAGCTGGTGATTTTTCTCCCTATAGCGTTCCGTTCTGTGCAATTCAAGCTGCCACGAATCACAACGTACGTTTTCTGTTGAAACATCGGAACGATTTTGGTGGCGTGGAATGTGCATCGCTTAAATTAGAGACTTATCAGGCATCGATAGCATTGTATCGGTCCATAACGGAGAAGCACGCATTTTACAGTTGTGAGACTGTTCGCAGCGCAGTAACTTCTCAATTTGTCCGCGATTTGAAAGGCACTATCGCATCATTTTTCAACGAAAATACTGATCTTGGTAGCGTTCTACGAAATGAAGCCTTTATCTGAACTTTACCAAGAACGAacgctttcttttttgtcgttttctaggaaaaaaatatatttttgatATTCAACGCACTTGTCGTGAGGTCTACGACAATGCTAGACGGATTCTTTATCAAGCCGGAGACACGCAGGTTCCGGCTCCTTCCTCACCTTCTTTGAGCTTCGCAACTGGTGTGACATCTTGCTCGGATGCCTCGTGCAAAGTAAgtctgatttttttctttttttccttttcaatattaCGTTGTTCTTATGCAACGAATTTTCTATTGATCATAGTCTACACGGGAACAACTGAATCGGCTACAGGAAGCGCTCCTTTGTCGTATTTGCATGGATGATGATATTTCTGCCGTTTTTTGTCCCTGTGGACATGCCGTGGCGTGCTCTCTATGTGCAAATCGCTGCGTACAGTGCCCAGTGTGCCGAGCTCCGGCCAATCATACGCAGCCAATTTTCTTACCTTTGTCGGTTGTGAAAGAAGGTTTCACAATGAACAGCGGTATTGTACTTTGTATTCCTACTGCCAGTGCGTTATAATTTTATCTTTAGTTATATTAGGTAACAACGGTGCGGAACAAATCGAGGTTTAGCTGTCTACCCAGTTGCGCCaccataaaatttttttgatatATTTCGTACTTCAATGCAAACTACGTGACTTCTGTGATCCGTAATTTGGCGGAATAAGAGCGGCCTgcccgtttttgttttcacttaCTTTAAATACCTCTCTATTTGTACAACTAACTTCATGTGATGGCTTTGTATTTTCCAGTTTGATTTTTCCAGAGGCTGATAAATGATGCTTTACATTTCAAAcactaaatttttttggcTTGGATTCAACAATGAAGGCAACAATTTATTTGAAAGAAGCTTAAGACTGTGTATTTCAGACTTTTCAGCAAATGATCAAAAAGGAAAGTATGTACAGAACCAAGAGGTCTAAAGAACCGATTCATATTTTCAATCAATCGTCGTCAAGGGCTGCACGCCGTCGGTCAAATTTGACGGTCGTTTCTTGTTTGGTTTGCTCACTAACTTGTTCCAGCAGGCCTTTCAGCTCATTTTCTCCAAGCTGGCCTCCTATCTGCCCCCGTCTTGCCATATTTACCAGCAAGTTTTCCACCATTGCTGCCTTCTCTGGTTTAGCAATCCTAATTGTATTCACtgataaaataaatacataagAAGCCAAACTTTCCACAATATCAAGAAGCTTTATCAGAAAGATTTTTCTTACATCGTGCTCTAGCAGGCTGATTAAGAACTTGTGACAAGATGCTATTTTTCATATCCTCTTGCTGCTTTCTTTCATCCTCTTGTTTCTGGGCAGCCTACAGGACAATGAAATACAAAACTTGATCATTTGAAAATGCAAGCCAATATACTTGATTCGGATCTCCGTGgttctgttgctgctgttgacGCATTGCAGCCATCCTCTGTGCCCTAATTGCTTGCAGTTCATCGTCAgccatctaaaaaaaaacgaataaaataaTTCCGGAATAACATGATCGAAGACCAATTTTGACCGAAGACAAATATTGTAAACCCTGTTTTGATTGacgaaaaggaaaacgagTGCAAATAAGAAAGCAATTTTCCTTGAGGTATCAAATAGGGCATACCTTGAACCAATCTTTCACTATTTATTCTGGTTAAAAACTGAGGGAGATAAATTACATACAAAACCCCAAAAAGGCAAACGAAAGTGACTGTCTACTGCTGGACGTGCTGTAGTGCCCGAGTCTTGGGAGTGGTGGAGACACAGACACGGAGACGGAGCCAGACTGCCTGTACCACAGTCAGAGTCATgtaaccctggttggttcacgctgagaggaatccgtataccgcgtttcgttggtcttggtgtctaaaatttcgatggttttggggcggggcaTAGTCGTGGAAACtcgaatcagagtcatctattgagagaaactgagttattcaacTGCCATTGTCAGTGTTTCTTTTCGAACTTAAATTTTTCAGAGTcgtgattggctgttgaagttttcaagcacgtttcctgattggtgcatacatcacacacccgctgcaggctctgactgctatttccgaaattagacacaATGATAGACGATTTTCCTCATGTAGTGAACCAACCAGGTTTCCATGACTCTGCCACAGTCtatattcttttttgtttgctgtGAATTGCTAGATAAAATGTAATTTTCGTGTTTCGTATCATACTTTTCAAcaactttctttctttgtaaataaatcattattatttcttctttttaaatgagTTTATTGAgaaattttgtaaaatttgaaaaatgtgaGAGACCACCACCACGGCACCACCAGTCCAccagagaggaaaaaaaagagatgggtcttcatttgtttttataaATAACAGGCAATGTTGCAAAAGGCCAATTTCTTTAGTTACATAGTGAAGGtcgttttgctgtgttgtgtTTTTAATCTCATTGGTTTCGTTCGCTATAATTTCGGGtaagtcaaaaattttggttACTCCTTGATAAAGACAACTGATCCTCAGCTCATAAGTGTTTGGAATGCACAtgaaaaaacaggaaaaaggTTCAAGATTTACCAGTAAGGTAGAAGGATTCCATTCATTTTCCAAATTGTCATCAATGACAGTTTATCAAGCAATCTGCTAAGGTGTGGACGTCTATTTTTCTGGTCACATCACTGGAGATGCTcgtgaaattaaaaaatgtgaTTTGCAAGATTCTGTTTAGCAAAGGGTTTAATGCTCTGATTTTTTCATGGCAGGATGGAGAGCTGAATAGCGAACTGAAAGCGAAAGGTGTTCTTTTTACTTATACATTAAAAAGGTTGGAGAGAATGGCACCTTTctttaagtaaaatttttctacttagTTCTGACAGCctttttattgaaaaacatAGCTCATACACTTATCTTGTCTGCTATTAATAGGCAAAGCTGTTTACAGTAGGAGCTAGTGTTTTTGGTACAGTTTTTCAAGACCTGTGCCCTGTCATAGTAGGATGGGGATAAAACTACATACTGTTTAAGATTCATGTTTGTGTGAAAGTGATGTATGAACCAGTTAAAGAAGACCAGGTTAAAATTTATTATCAACAAGGTATTGGCAACCGCTGTGAAAATGCCGTAAATGCCGTAAATGCGTTCATGTGTTCATGTGTTTTGGCATGGCTTAATTATGTCAGACATTTGACCATTAATATAGGAGAGATAAGAAATGTAGAAGAATGGGGGCGTTTTTCACTCTTTGATTCATGAGAGAGAGGGTACAATATCAATCCACTTAGCTAAGTTGTGTGGGGGAACCTTTTTGTACTACGGGTGAATAGATTGAACaacttccttttcttttgcagATTATCGTCTTGTTTCACCCTTCGCGTTTTCATAGGATCAAAATAGAACCAGTGGCGAAGAAGGAAAATGTTATCTGATGCGCTGAGCGAGTAAAATCTCGCAGGCACTGCCTCAATCTCTTTTATACGAGCTGACCTGAAGAAGGTGACAAGATACCAATTCTTCTtggtgttaaaaaaaaaaagaaaaaaaaaaggaaatctgtATAGTTAAATCAACACCTAATTGCAGTCAGTCGTCAAAAGACGACACGAAAGCCTAATGCAAAAAACAGCGGGACTCACGCGTGTCGGATCAGGACGAGCTTCAGCTGGTCGTGGTCAACGTAATAATTTTGGCTTTCATTTGTCCAACGTAAGCTACGATGGCAAAATTGCCGGACTCTATGACTTGGAGGAAACCCTTGGTTAGTTAGTCATTCAGTTTTATTTAATCGGCTTACTAAAATTATCACCTTTGTTTTACTGAAAGGTCGTGGTCATTTTGCTGTCGTGAAACTGGCGAGACATGTCTTCACTGGAGAAAAAGTGGCCGTCAAAGTAATTGACAAGACTAAATTGGATGAAATTTCGCGAGCGCATCTCTTCCAGGAAGTGCGATGTATGAAATTAGTCCAGCACCCGAACGTTGTTCGACTTTACGAAGTCATCGATACGCAAACCAAACTTTATCTGATTCTGGAACTTGGCGACGGCGGTGATCTTTATGACTACATAATGCGGCATGAAAACGGACTTGATCAAGAGTCGGCGCGACATTACTTCAGACAGGTATTCGCCTTTTTGACAATTTGTCTGACCAAGATGATAAGCGTGTTACGATCCTCTTTGGATTGTTACAACGGTAGGGGGGACGTATTTCTATTAATATCTCCTCTCTGTCGCTGGTCTGGCGCCGTTCGATTACGCTATAAATAATTTGGCAAAGCTTCTGGAATGTCTTGTGAAGAGTTAAGCGGTTGTAGGGCAATCTATTTACAGCCTTGATTGATGAATTCTTACATAGgtggaaagagagagagagtgagaAAACATCATTTACCCATTACTTTTTATGCAGGTAGTGCATGCTATATCGTACTGTCATCAGCTCCACGTAGTCCATCGAGACCTCAAACCCGAGAATGTGGTGTTCTTCGAGAAATTGGGAATGGTGAAATTGACGGATTTTGGCTTCTCAAATAAATATAACCCTGGCCAAAAGTTAGAGACTTCTTGCGGCTCGTTGGCTTATTCAGCACCTGAAATTCTACTGGGTGATTCATACGATGCACCCGCAGTTGATATCTGGTCATTGGGAGTCATTCTATACATGTTGGTCTGTGGTCATCCGCCTTTCCAGgtaatagaaaaagaaaaaattcagcATTTTTAGTATGTATCTTTATTTTTGGTATAGGAGGCAAATGATAGCGAGACTTTGACGATGATTATGGATTGCAAGTACACGGTACCACCCCATGTATCTGAAGGCTGTCGTAGACTAATAGGCCGAATGCTCCAACGTGATCCAGCCAACCGCGCTACTCTTGAAGAAATCGCAAGCGATGTATGGTTGCAAGATGGTGCAGCGGCTTTGCCACCCTCTCATTACCTGCCTTTAGTATCACGTGAACACCTCACGGAAGATGATCATGCCATTATATTGCAAAAGATGGTTAATGGCAACATCGCCACGAAGGAAGAAATTTTAGACGCACTGGACAAAGACGAGTACAACAATATCACAGCTACTTATTTTCTTCTGGCCGAGCGTAAATTAAGAGCGCAGCGTCAAGAGCAAGCACAAATGATTAGCCGGCGACAACCTACTCTCGCTCCTCCACCTTCAGAACCAGAACCCCCCGATCCAAAGGTACGGATGGGTTTGTTTTCTGTGTATTTAATTCGATAATATTAGAAGCATTATTAATAGGAGCTGATACCATTACCGGATGACAAGCTTCCGTTCAAGACTATACCGGTTTTTCCCAGTCGAACAGTAATGGAAGCGATGCAAACGTCTAGTGTTGGTCGTCCGCGAAAATACAGTGACGTCGCAGAAGAGGACGAAGCCACTGGAGGTAGCGGAAGTGAATCTAGCCGACGGAGCCAGAGGTATAACTCTAACAACAttcctttttccttatttttattatcaagtataaataaaaacaaaaataaaccatcGTTTCTTAGATCGTCCAGCAATTCGTTGACGAGCCAGAGAACGTCAAATACGTCTCTAGCCAGTCAAAGGGCATCAAACAATTCATTGGCCGGTAGCTTGAGAGCTCGTGGGTTGTTGACTAATGTCTCCACTATTCAGTCAGTCAATAAAGGACCCGCACGTTCATCTGAATTACGCCTCGATTTTGCGGATAAAATCACTCCCCAAGTCCCGGTTTCAAAGTTAGCAGCCACTAGCACGAAACCACTGGAAACGCAAAAAAGTATCGATCAATATATGGAAGTACCTGCGCCATTCCCCACTACCTCTAATATTGGCCTGGGTCTACGGAGTCCTCGAACTTCACCTTTGACGTCGCCAGTCACATGTCAAAGGGCTGGCATTTTGGCATCCGGACGAGCAACTCCAGCCTCCATTTCGCCAACATCGCCCTCTACAACCCTTTCTTCGCCTGGATCTTCTCCAAACGTCATGTCACCAACTGTCAACAGCAAGACCCGTTCGACCTTGCCATCACCAAACCGCGTTTTGCATTCAGTGCGCAGTTCCCCTCAACTGATCCTCAACGAAATCTTTGAGGAGGCCGAGAGTTGCAGTGACAGCGAATCAACTAGCAGGGGAGAGCCAACAGTAACGTCGGCCAAGTCACCTGGTTTGAGAATCAGAACAACTATAAATGGCCATAGACATCGTCCTTCTCAATCTGGACGTGCTACGTCGGCCGGCCCTAGTGCACGCTCATCAACATCACCGCCCAGTTTGGTTAGGCGGTACGAGCAAAGGCGCCAATTAGCAAAAGCTAGAACAGCGTCGTGTTCGTCTTCGGACGCCAGCGATGACGATAACGAAGGGCGGAAGAAGCGTGCcgagaaaataaaatcacTTCCACCTAGGAGAGACTCGCACGATGACTCCAGCGACCCAGGTTGCGATGGTCCCGGAGGCGGTAATGATGGTGCTGGGATATCAGGAGGTAATGCCGTTTTCATTGTCGTGGTTGCCTTTGAATGGCTAcataaatttttatgtttatttttaggTGGAGGTGCAAGTTCCATGGATAGCTATAATCGGGCCGGGTCTAGCTCACAAGCACCGAAGGGCTCGGATAGCGGTCACCATAGTGGTGGCTCTTCTGGAGGACGGCGTCACCTGCAAACGACTGATGCCGTTGACCAGCGCAATCCCAGATCTAGATATCGCATTGTAGGTAGCTCACATGGGCGGAGATATACAAATGCCAGTTTCTCGCTTCTGAGCCCCCATGGGCTTGGAAGCGAAACTCACCTTCGGGTCTCGCAATCACTCACCTGCTTAACTGAAGTCTGTGAAACACCTGAAAGTCCACGCAGCACGACAAACATGTTGGAAATTCCTCCATCTCCATCCACTATGGCCCGCATACCCGCAAAAAGCTGCGGAAACTTGGAAAAGATTGAGGAAATTGCTTCGCTAGACGGATCCCCGGAAATGGTGCTCGTTTTACCTCCGTCGCCTTTGCCAGCTAGTCAGCCTTCCTCCGAGAAAGGATCTCGAGAGACAGTCATGATCCAAGATGATGTGGTCATGGATACGGAGCCGGAGCCCCCACTGACGGGCTGCAGTTGCAGTTGCACTACGCCAACCGGTGGCAAGAAACACAAACGGCTTAGACAACTCTTTTCACGTCGAGAAGGGACAAATTCATCGTTCAAGGTAAATCGTTGTATGTATTATAGTGAAATTCATTCTAACAATTCACTAATTTAGAGATCGGATAAGCGTCCGTCTGGATGGAAAAGCCGTGGTCGAAGCAGTGGTGAAGACGATACAATGGATGCCGATTGTAAACCGCCAGGAGCCACCGATCCAGATGAAGCCGCAGAGGTTGACCGAGGCAAAACAATGAATTTCCTACGAAGTCGGCTCTACAAGGCCCGCTCACTCGGCTGTTTGGTTAAGGAAAGGATACTAGTAGAAGCATCACATTGTCAGTACGAGTTATGGAAACGCTTTGGTCGCAAAGGGGGCATCGTGGGTGTCGTGACCCCTAGCGATGTCAACATGAACGGACCAACTCACTCGCCAATACCGGCCAAACTTTCATCTGTTACCTCTTGTTCTTCGTCGGCTGAATGTTCCACTCCATCTCTTGCGGTTGTGCACAACGTCACTCAGCACTGTACCTCGTGTTAAAAATTTTGCCGTTTCATCTCCCCcttttctcttcgttttttgtttaccaTAAGAGTTTATCGTGTTTGAAAGTTATCGACTCCGCTAACGAGCCGCAAGAAAAGTACGATTGAATTGTTGGTGTGTttttgagaagaaaaaagaaaaggaaagatgAAGGTTGTCGTGCACGTTTTGTCTTCGTGTCTCGATGTGTTCACACGTTCCCTTTCCATTTGCAATCACTCGTCAGCTGGAACCAATGCCAGTGATACGTAGCAACACAAAGGAAACCAAATTAATTTGCAATTCAGATTTGTTGGTATTGtaaatctttttaaaaaatctccTGTCtattcattttaatttaacCCTTAACTTATGTGTTGTCTCTCGTTGGACTGCTGCGATAGGTGGTTCTATCCGCGTCATATCTCTATCTTCCAACACGTTAAGTCATTCTCTGTACAACTCCCACTTtgtcttttaattttttcctttcgacAACTGTGCTATCTCCAGAGTCAAAGAACTTTCAATTCCCACTTGATTTATTTTAGTTAAAATGCATGAAAAATAACCAGCAAATATTGATTGttgaatgaaaaaatttgtGTGGACACCACAGTTACCGAAACCAAAACCCAACTCGTTGTTCTATTCATGGAAAATACTGTGTCTCTCCCTCGGAATATCCATTGCCGTAGAATATCTTAACGTTGTGTGTTCCTGTTTTAGCTTCACTATAGACATTATAGAGAGAAATATTACTTTAATACTTGTTTCTATTTGCGGTCATTCTTGTCCGTTCATAGCGTTTAGCATGCGATTCCGCTTAAGAAAATAGACAACTGTAGTAGGGAAACGATATAAGTCCTCCCTTACTCCCCTATGGTGTTTATGGCATGCGTATCAGTGAAGAAACAAAGAAGATATAATTGGTCATATATGTTGTAAAAAAGCGAAATCTTATCGCTAGATGGCCAGTGCGTTTTTATCAAACACAGCTGATTAAAAGAGATGTTATGATTGCTGTCTTTGGTGCCTAGTTTTTGTGGGGTGCGAAGGTGTAAGT belongs to Daphnia magna isolate NIES linkage group LG1, ASM2063170v1.1, whole genome shotgun sequence and includes:
- the LOC116936577 gene encoding E3 ubiquitin-protein ligase MYLIP isoform X1, with the protein product MWCLVAQPNATKNADLVIEVRLSHKATGQECLNQVCQKLGIIESDYFGLQFTTARKEEIWLNLRNEIRQEIHAHPFRPTSTDGSKPAAIRFRLKVKFWVPPHLILQESTRHQFYLQAKVDLIEGRLSVADPAPTVRICALVAQSEMGDATGMPCQTESYLLSFFPHVTVQDLESFQASRDEWIARILQQHQTLKGMSATLAEYWMLKEVSQLKDYGTETFRARWILAEHGASMRESVQSTVAVSPQGVCITSIESDHRLSVPFCAIQAATNHNVRFLLKHRNDFGGVECASLKLETYQASIALYRSITEKHAFYSCETVRSAVTSQFVRDLKGTIASFFNENTDLGKKYIFDIQRTCREVYDNARRILYQAGDTQVPAPSSPSLSFATGVTSCSDASCKSTREQLNRLQEALLCRICMDDDISAVFCPCGHAVACSLCANRCVQCPVCRAPANHTQPIFLPLSVVKEGFTMNSVILGNNGAEQIEV
- the LOC116936577 gene encoding E3 ubiquitin-protein ligase MYLIP isoform X2, translating into MWCLVAQPNATKNADLVIEVRLSHKATGQECLNQVCQKLGIIESDYFGLQFTTARKEEIWLNLRNEIRQEIHAHPFRPTSTDGSKPAAIRFRLKVKFWVPPHLILQESTRHQFYLQAKVDLIEGRLSVADPAPTVRICALVAQSEMGDATGMPCQTESYLLSFFPHVTVQDLESFQASRDEWIARILQQHQTLKGMSATLAEYWMLKEVSQLKDYGTETFRARWILAEHGASMRESVQSTVAVSPQGVCITSIESDHRLSVPFCAIQAATNHNVRFLLKHRNDFGGVECASLKLETYQASIALYRSITEKHAFYSCETVRSAVTSQFVRDLKGTIASFFNENTDLGKKYIFDIQRTCREVYDNARRILYQAGDTQVPAPSSPSLSFATGVTSCSDASCKSTREQLNRLQEALLCRICMDDDISAVFCPCGHAVACSLCANRCVQCPVCRAPANHTQPIFLPLSVVKEGFTMNSGNNGAEQIEV
- the LOC116936578 gene encoding programmed cell death protein 5; its protein translation is MADDELQAIRAQRMAAMRQQQQQNHGDPNQAAQKQEDERKQQEDMKNSILSQVLNQPARARLNTIRIAKPEKAAMVENLLVNMARRGQIGGQLGENELKGLLEQVSEQTKQETTVKFDRRRAALDDD
- the LOC116936581 gene encoding serine/threonine-protein kinase SIK1 produces the protein MQKTAGLTRVGSGRASAGRGQRNNFGFHLSNVSYDGKIAGLYDLEETLGRGHFAVVKLARHVFTGEKVAVKVIDKTKLDEISRAHLFQEVRCMKLVQHPNVVRLYEVIDTQTKLYLILELGDGGDLYDYIMRHENGLDQESARHYFRQVVHAISYCHQLHVVHRDLKPENVVFFEKLGMVKLTDFGFSNKYNPGQKLETSCGSLAYSAPEILLGDSYDAPAVDIWSLGVILYMLVCGHPPFQEANDSETLTMIMDCKYTVPPHVSEGCRRLIGRMLQRDPANRATLEEIASDVWLQDGAAALPPSHYLPLVSREHLTEDDHAIILQKMVNGNIATKEEILDALDKDEYNNITATYFLLAERKLRAQRQEQAQMISRRQPTLAPPPSEPEPPDPKELIPLPDDKLPFKTIPVFPSRTVMEAMQTSSVGRPRKYSDVAEEDEATGGSGSESSRRSQRSSSNSLTSQRTSNTSLASQRASNNSLAGSLRARGLLTNVSTIQSVNKGPARSSELRLDFADKITPQVPVSKLAATSTKPLETQKSIDQYMEVPAPFPTTSNIGLGLRSPRTSPLTSPVTCQRAGILASGRATPASISPTSPSTTLSSPGSSPNVMSPTVNSKTRSTLPSPNRVLHSVRSSPQLILNEIFEEAESCSDSESTSRGEPTVTSAKSPGLRIRTTINGHRHRPSQSGRATSAGPSARSSTSPPSLVRRYEQRRQLAKARTASCSSSDASDDDNEGRKKRAEKIKSLPPRRDSHDDSSDPGCDGPGGGNDGAGISGGGGASSMDSYNRAGSSSQAPKGSDSGHHSGGSSGGRRHLQTTDAVDQRNPRSRYRIVGSSHGRRYTNASFSLLSPHGLGSETHLRVSQSLTCLTEVCETPESPRSTTNMLEIPPSPSTMARIPAKSCGNLEKIEEIASLDGSPEMVLVLPPSPLPASQPSSEKGSRETVMIQDDVVMDTEPEPPLTGCSCSCTTPTGGKKHKRLRQLFSRREGTNSSFKRSDKRPSGWKSRGRSSGEDDTMDADCKPPGATDPDEAAEVDRGKTMNFLRSRLYKARSLGCLVKERILVEASHCQYELWKRFGRKGGIVGVVTPSDVNMNGPTHSPIPAKLSSVTSCSSSAECSTPSLAVVHNVTQHCTSC